CTGGTCAGCTCCTTATGGACCTCACTCCTTTTAACATCACGCCCGGTCATATCCTGGTGGGGTATGTGACGGTAGGGGCACTCTTAAGCGCGGCGGGTATATACCAGGTTCTTGTGGATTGGGGCGGCGCAGGGGCAAGCGTCCCTCTATCAGGATTCGGTCACCTGCTGGCCCAGGGGGCGATTGAAGGGGTGAAAAGCAAAGGGCTGTTGGGGGCAATAGGAGGGGGCTTGGAAGCGACCTCGGTTGGAATTGCCGCAGCCGTGGTATTCGGGCTGTTGACAGCAACATTTTTCAAACCCAGGGGTTGACAGGGGAGGAGTTTCATGAGAACGCCCAAAAAAAGAAGGGTTATTCTTGTTACCGATGGTGACCGGATAGCCCAAAAGGCCGTTGAAACAGCAGTAAAAAGGATTGGGGGACGGTGCATATCTGCATCGGCCGGCAACCCTACACCGCTAAGCGGCAGGAAAATAGTGGAGCTGGTCAAGCAGGCCAAGTATGATCCGGTCGTGGTGATGTTTGACGATAAAGGTTCCAGCCAAAAAGGCGGGGGTGAAACGGCGCTTGAATTTGTAGCCCAACACCCGGATTTGGAAGTGATGGGAGTGCTGGCTGTGGCCTCCAATACGGGTAGAGCAGGTGGAGCAGATGTTGACTGCGCAGTCACCGCGGAGAAGCAGGTGATCGAAGGCCAGGTTGACAAAGACGGCAATACGGTATCTAAAGACAAGTGCGTCCTTGGTGACACAGTGGATGTGCTGAACGATCTTAAAGGAGAAAAGGTTCCCTTTATTGTTGGGGTGGGTGACCTGGGCAAAATGGATGGCCGAGACGATCCTGTTCAGGGCGCCGAAATAACGACAAAGGCGCTCCAGAGAATAGTGGAGCACTGGGAGCAGGGCAAAGGATAACAAGGGGATAACCATGTATCGCAAAATCGTGGGGAGGACTGGCTGTTGATTTATAAAATTGGAATACCTCGTGCGCTTTTATACTATGAATTTGCTATACTCTGGCGCACTTTTTTTAATTGCCTTGATATGGAAGTGGTTGTTTCAGGCAAAACAAACAAACGGGTCCTGGATGAAGGGGCCTTGCGGGTAGCAGACGAGGCCTGCCTGCCCGTAAAAATTTTTTTCGGACATGCGGTCCAGCTGGCCGGTCAGGAACCGGATTTCCTTTTTGTTCCCAGGATTGTGAGTATCGAAAGGAAGGCCTATGCCTGTCCAAAGGTGATAGGTTTGCCTGACATGCTGGAAGCAGGCCGGGACCCTGTTCCGCCGCTGTTGAAACCGACCATTAATTTGGCTGGTTCACCAGCGAGGATAAACTTTTTCTTTCAAGAGATCGATAGATTCCTGGGGTGCGGCGTAAAGAAAATAAGGATGTCCTGGCAAAAAGCGGTGGAGGAGCAAAAAAAGGAAGACAATTTGAAAACCAGTCCGCTTTTTGGGAAGGGAACAATCCTGGAAAACGCGGCTGCCGGTTCCTTGGAAGAAGGGGAAGTCATTATTCTTTTGCTTGGGCACCAGTACCTGATTGAAGATAGTTTTTTG
Above is a genomic segment from Peptococcaceae bacterium containing:
- a CDS encoding SpoVA/SpoVAEb family sporulation membrane protein, translated to MVSIFKAFVLGGVLCAAGQLLMDLTPFNITPGHILVGYVTVGALLSAAGIYQVLVDWGGAGASVPLSGFGHLLAQGAIEGVKSKGLLGAIGGGLEATSVGIAAAVVFGLLTATFFKPRG
- a CDS encoding stage V sporulation protein AE — protein: MRTPKKRRVILVTDGDRIAQKAVETAVKRIGGRCISASAGNPTPLSGRKIVELVKQAKYDPVVVMFDDKGSSQKGGGETALEFVAQHPDLEVMGVLAVASNTGRAGGADVDCAVTAEKQVIEGQVDKDGNTVSKDKCVLGDTVDVLNDLKGEKVPFIVGVGDLGKMDGRDDPVQGAEITTKALQRIVEHWEQGKG
- a CDS encoding acyl-CoA dehydratase activase-related protein, whose translation is MIYKIGIPRALLYYEFAILWRTFFNCLDMEVVVSGKTNKRVLDEGALRVADEACLPVKIFFGHAVQLAGQEPDFLFVPRIVSIERKAYACPKVIGLPDMLEAGRDPVPPLLKPTINLAGSPARINFFFQEIDRFLGCGVKKIRMSWQKAVEEQKKEDNLKTSPLFGKGTILENAAAGSLEEGEVIILLLGHQYLIEDSFLNLNVLKKLKCRGCLVLTPLEVPFENREAAVSGLPKKMFWTFGKTLLGAARCFTGLRGEKGAVILTSFGCGIDSFVVNMIVRHFKKAGIPQLSIVLDEHTGEAGVDTRIEAFLDMICWRKSYGKDYFSSHGPYMGNIKGAFRIP